GAACACAATAAAATGTCATTTTCATAAATGCAAAATGCAAATACACAACTCATTTGCTTTTTCTCAACGTTAGAAACGTGTTGAGATCTTAACATTTGAGAGAAAACAAAGAAAGCATATTATTAGTCCAATTTTGACTTATCAAATTTCTTTCCCATTACCCTTTTTCTCTTACCCACATTTTCTCTACTCTACTAACTTCAAATATTACTTCACTCATCTTATTAAAATGATACAATGAGTCAGTAGGTGTTTAGACATCTTCATTAAGTAGACACCCTTTTAGTACTTTCATCATTCCTACTTCATTAATATGAGAAAGAAGTACATAAGAAGCAAGGAAGAGGACCAACAAAACCAACAAGCAAAGGGCTAGAGGCAAGCCCCAAACATAAAATTTTAGTTCTCGTGTTTTCAATATTAAATAGGTGAATAGAAAAAATCACTCATAAAATTTTAATGGAAATATTGTAAGTTTAAGGatcaaattttaacatttttagaaGTTAAAGAGTTCAATTGTTACTGTTGAAAGTTTAAAGGATATAATTGCAACTAACACCATGTCGTTTTTACAATTTGctcattttaaatttagttcttaaaattaatttttatgaaattaatttatcaatatataataattttcatgcaaGACGAAGATGAAATATAtggatatctttttttttttccttttcaaatttataataaaaaggctataaacaaccaaattaaatttaatttattaaaagtaGGGTGACAATATGAACAAACCTCGAAGCAAGGATTAGAACATCCATGGATCTGTTGATATACCCGTAAATCAAATGTTTGATATCGATACTAAATATTCATATATTTGTTCAATGTcatttttcaatatataatatataaaagtcCGACttggagaaaaaaatatttataaccaatgttttttttttttttcccaaaagTTAAATTTTTGCAACTGATAAATTAATTTCTGATGGATAATTATGATGAAGGTTACAATTCACTTTTAATGTTACTATTATAATGTTGAAACAAAAAACTATCACAATTATACCAAGAGTAATATAAATACACAACGTAAGAATCAATTTGTTGCATATTTATGTGAGGGAAACCCAAGAAAGTGGGATGAgagaaattaaaaattaaaatcaaagaGAGGAGAAGCAGGTGATGATCAATCCAATACTTTCATGTATGTGTATTTTTTCGACAATACTTTCATTACAAAtacatttattaaataataaatttcagTCTAATCTACAAATTATTTAGTTATTGTcctttcaaataaaataaataaacgatTCTCATATTAAACAATTACTAAGGTTAGACTAACAAAGAAAAATGTAATGTGCTCGCTCACTTGAATTGAATGACGATGGAAAGAGATTTATCGTATAGTTATAGACACTTCaacattattaattatatttcttttttctttaagttgttatttcaattttttgtattcCAACAAATTAAATGTCCATAAGAATTTCTCTATTCTTCCCTACCAAAATCTATCAAATTACTTAGTCAAGATGCTGAAATTTGCAGCTGAAGCTGGGAATTAATTTGCATGATTCCAACTCTTTTTGCGTACGGTTTACTTCAATGTTTGAACAGATTCTTACAGACCCAAAAAGTTGTTTTACCAATGGTGATGTGTTCTGCAACAGCAGTTTTGCTTCACATCCCCATTTGTTGgatttttatatataaagtAGGACTAGGACTTCGAGGAGCAGCTATCGCTAGCTCCATCTCTTATTCGCTCAATGTGTTGATGACTATGCTTTATGTTAAGTTCTCTCCTTCATGTTCCAAGTCTTGGACAGGCTTTTCAGTGCAGGCTTTTGAAAACATCCCAACTTACCTTAGACTCGCAATTCCTTCAGCTTGCATGGTTTTGGTAATTCTCTCTTTACTATTACTCCTTTTTATCATCATCATGAAGATGTATTAATTTGTCTCCTAATGTTCAACATAATGCTTTCAATTGTTGGAAACGTAATAGACCCTCATAATACAAAtcaagaaaacaagaaaagatCTTATTCATGCAATTTAGaagaaataagaaattgaataatatttcttaaacttgaatTATTTCCTACTTTCTTTCTTGTTTACAAATGAGAAACCTTACCCATATTTATACCAGTAGGAAAGTACATTTAAAAGTCGTcaacaataaatatcaatacatgtAACTCTTCATATATATCAATGAATTTAGTGATTAACTATTCGATGTATCTCAACTATTATTCATGCGTATTTAACAATGCAAATTCatgtattaagtttagattaatttagTTTCAACATCCTTCCTTATTTTAGATTTGAACAACTCCAAGTTTTTCTCTTAATTTAACAAATATGTCAAACTTGAGCGCCTTCGTAAAAATATCTGCCACTTGATCTTGAGACTTGCAATATTTTACTATCACTTTTCCATCTTTAACCAGGTCTCTGATAAAATGATACTTGATTCTAATATGCTTGCTTCTTCCATGGAAAACTGGATTCTTTAATAATGTTATGGCAGATCcattatcacaaaataaaatagtttcaCTTCTTTGAGTacacttcaattcttttaacatCCACCTAAGCCATAAAGTTTGACATACAGCTGCAACTAACAAGATATATTATGCTTCGGTGGTAGAAAGGGCAACAACAGATTGTTTCTTTGAAATCCATGAAAAAGCACCTGAACCCATACTAAAAACATAACCACAATGTACTTTTATGATCATCCACATTACCACCCCAGTCACTATCACAAAAACCAAACAACAATGATTCTAAAACTTATTTGtactaaaacaaataaaaaaagaacGCAAAGAGAAGAACTATTTAATATATGAATAAACAacgaaaaaaataattataatgcATATATAGGAAGTTaaaaaaatctacaataaattttaaacatatattttagaaaaagaaagaaacagaagaatgaaagagaaaacgaaggaaaaaagtaagaatgaaagagaaaacAAAGGGAAAATGaatgaaatagaaaaagaaataaattaaagaaggggagagaaaagaaaagtggGAAAATGGAGAAAATGTGGAAAATGACGTGTGGGATCCCATctctaaaaatttgaaaaagattGGGAAATGAGTGTAGAATAGTGAAAATGAGAGAAAATAAGGATTTTGAAAACCTAATCGTAGGTTTTTTATAATTTGGGTCCCAAATGTGGGGTGGGTTAACAATATATCAAAAACATCACATGTGATTGACCATGATAAACTAATATTTATGTCAATCTGATATCGtaaatatttcaacaattttatcatttaaaataatttttattctaaaaccaaaaatttcgtttttataatttgaaataattttattatagaCCATttacaaatgtttttttttttttttaaccaaacTATATAGATAACTTTTAGCATTTTAGATTATGGAAACTAAATGCTAACTGTCTCAATTATCTATATCTTTATATAAACTATATATTACCATTTTCAATACATTACTTTTGCAATGAATGTAGGTTACAAATTTAACTTTATATTGTAATTAAGATTGAAATCAAACATTGAACTATTAAAATTTCATTGATTATTATGCATTACTCATTAGAGCATAtatacaaaaataatttattttatttctaatgCATAATTTTGAATAagaatttatttgatttatatatttatattgatttgtATCAAATCATCCAAAAGTGTCCTTGATTACAATATTCCTTCACTTTGGTTTAATTTCTTACATTGGAAAGACAAAACTACAGTCTGGAAAttccttttttactttttggATTATGTATGTCCAGATCTTGTCCTCTTCAATATTTCCATTTCAATAGTTTATGGTCCAAGAAAAATTGTGTGTTTTTTCTTAGTGGAAATGACTAAAAAGTCCTTGTGAATTATTGATGGCAATAGCGTGTCTGTGCTACAAGACAATTATAACTTTCCCACACTTAACTTTATCCGCGTTGTTTATTAGGCCAatcttaataattatttttagtatttttaaaaaattacaaatataataaagtctatctatgataaacttctatcgatgatagattCTTATACTTTAGAAATGATAAACAAACATTTGCTATATAATCTATGAGTGATTTGATAGAtcttgctatatttgtaatgtTTTTAGAATGATGTtataaacttagttattttgagtataattgttatatttgtaactatTCCTTAAAactattagaaaaataatatgtattttttatttgttttattggaATGTTTCTTTCACCTCAAGTTTTGTACTCCACTTCACAAgattaatagaaaaattaatgaaaatagtAGAGGTTAAAATTTGAGATcgtatttatataatataagtTATGcgttaatttgaaaataaaattttcacttGATTTTCCTATGCATGgtaaattatttgtttttttttttatatgtttgATAATTGATTTCGTTTTCTTTTTATGAAAAGTAAAATGTATATTgtttggagttttttttttttttttataatcttaaaaacaaatttttttatttgaaaaactCAAAAAGTGAATTAATTACCGAACACatgtttaattcttttttaaaaaaaaaaacagaaaacaaaggGATTATCAAAAATTAATCACTAATACAAATTATAATTTTACAAGTCAATTGAGCAAACTAGCATTAGATTATTAAATCATAGATTGAAAATTACATGTGAGTTtgtctttttgttttgttttttgttttttttttcctttctaatAATATACAATTTTATTATAATGTCACTTCAAATCATTTAATGTGACTTTAAAACCAACTTTTGTCAATGCAATTTAATTGCAAATACACACAACTCTTTTGTTGTTGTATGGTTAGAAACGTGTGATCTAACATAGAGGGAAAATAAGGAAACCATGTTACTCCAATTTCGGCTATCAAATTTCTTCCCCCCTACTCTGTTTTCCTCTGCTTTTCTTACCCCCACTTTTCTCTAATCAATGGACGTAACTTTCAAAGAAACCTGTAATTAAGGGAAGGAAAGGTTGTTTGTGGGGACGTTGTGAATACTAACTAATGAAAAATTAAGTGGTTTTTGTTTGAACGTCAACAATAGTTTGAAAATCTGAATCTTTTACTAAAAATGTAGGATACAAAAACGATTAAAATAACAGCCATCAATCGAAGAAGGCATTTCCAAATTTTCCACcgcttccttcttccttcttttgaCTTGTTTTTAAACGGGGGTGTAGCTCTTTTCCTTGAGACTCTATCCTTCTCCACAAGCAGAAGAAATCATGGAGAAAGATACCAACTCCTCATTGAACTCGCCCCTTCTTCACATTTCTGAAGACGGCTCCAATGGCGAGAGACGAGTCAATGATGTGAACCATAGAAGGAAACAAGTTGgggaagaaataaagaagcagCTATGGCTAGCTGGGCCTTTGATATTGGTCAGTCTTTTACAATATTGTTTGCAGATGATTTCCGTCATGTTTGTCGGCCATCTCGGCGAGTTGGCCCTCTCTGGTGCTTCTATGGCGACTTCCTTTGCAACCGTCACTGGTTTTAGCTTGTTGGTGAGTTAGGTTTCTTCTTGTTTCAGAAAAACTCATAATGGGTTTATTGAGAATGATGCCATTTTGGATTTCATAACTAGTTTCAGCTTATTGGTGAGTTGGATTTCTGTTtgtttctagaaaaaaaaaaagctcattTTCTAGATGAAATTTCATTAATGGGTTTCTTAAGAATGATGCATTTTGATTTAATAACTTGTTTCAGCTTATTATTGAGTTGGGCTTCTGTTTGCTTCTCCAGAAAATCTCATTATCTTGATGAATATGCAATAATGGATTTATTTAGAATGATGCACTTTGATCTAAAAACTAGTTTTCCTATAAACCCTGATGAtcttgtttttggttttacCAAAACGCTTCATACCATTAGATTGATAGTTGATCTCCCTCATATAGCTACAGTTATGTTCATTTCTTTATCTGATCAATATGGGACTTTGATCATATTCTCAAAGAGATTTCTTACTTACAATCGTCTTAGTTTGAATATTATCTAGCAAATTTAGATTTGTTGACTTTGAGTTGAATTAGAAATCATCCATGTTACTTAGAACTGTctttaatttgaatatttataTAGATGGGGATGGCTAGTGCTCTGGATACATTTTGTGGCCAATCTAATGGAGCAAAGCAGTATCATATGCTGGGGATTCATATGCAGCGAGCGATGTTTGTTCTTTCACTTGTGAGCATCCCTCTCGCAGTTATTTGGGCTAACACAGGAGGGATTCTGAAATTTCTTGGCCAAGATGCTGAAATCTCGGCAGAAGCTGGGAAATATGCTATTTTCATGATTCCAAGTCTGTTTGCATATGGTTTACTTCAATGTCTGAACAGATTCCTACAAACCCAAAACGTTGTTTTTCCAATGGTGATGTGTTCTGGAATAGCAGCTTTGCTTCACATCCCCATATGTTGGATTCTGATATTCGAAATTGGACTTGAGATTCGTGGAGCAGCTATGGCCAATGCCATCTCTTATTGGATTAATGTGCTGATGTTGATGCTTTATGTTAAGTATTCTTCTTCATGTTCCAAGTCTTGGACTGGCTTTTCAGTTCAGGCTTTTCAAAACATCCCAACTTTCCTTAGACTTGCAATTCCTTCAGCTTGCATGGTTTGGTAATTCTCGCTTTACTGTTACTCTttttatcatcatcatcatcaagatATTTCAGTTTGTCTCACAGTGTTCAACAAAATGTTCTCAACAGCTTGGAAATGTGGTCATTTGAATTGATCGTTCTTTTATCTGGACTTTTACCTAATCCAAAATTAGAGACATCAGTGCTTTCCATTAGGTAAATAACAGAAATCACTTCCTGTTTCTTCTTATCTAGCCACCTCTAGCTTCACTGACTCATTTTCTTTTCCAGTCTTAATACAGCAACAATCTTTTGGATGATCCCATTTGGTATGAGTGGTGCTGGAAGGTAAATTTCATACAAATTTCTCATTACAATCTCCATTATCTTAATCAAGAACTTTACAAAAGACCACTTtcacatcttcttcttcttcttcttccatctcTCCCTCAGTTTTGAAACTAAAACTTTCCATCTGTAATGAAAATGGAAAGATACAAATGTAACTGAGATTTATATACTTCTGTTTCATTTTGTTAGCACGCGAGTATCTAACGAACTAGGAGCTGGCCGTTCTGCAGCAGCAAAGCTAGCTGGATGTGTAGTTGTGTCAATGGCCACTATTGAGGGACTACTGCTTGCAATTATCTTAGTTCTTATACGTAATGTTTGGGGCTATGCTTATAGCAGCGAACCAGAAGTGGTGGAGTATTTAGCAAACATGCTTCCTATCGTTGCAATTTCCAGTTTTCTTGATGGACTTCAATGTGTGCTTTCAGGTTCTCATTTTATCTTATTCTacaattatatatttttcttctcttaatatgtttcatttcatttcacTCCAACTAGCTTTGAAATGAAAATTGAAGTAGAACTTGAAGGAAACTTACATTAGAGTAGAGTTTATAATTAACCCCTTTTCACAACTAGTCAGACAAACTTACCTTAAATGTCACAAGTAGGCAAATTAGGTTTAGATGACATTTTGTAGTTTGGCAGTAAGATGTGCATTCTCACAAGAACATAGACAAAAAGTACCACTTTTGTCAAGTTTGGTcataaaaaatcaacaaaaaagtACAGCAAGTCTTCAGAGGATAAATGACTTTTTAATGCATCTTTTAGTATGGATATGCACCCAAATGAATTTAATCTCTCTTCTAGCACTTTGATGGAGTTATACGTCAGAAGAATAAATCTGCAAAATAAAAACTCTTTAGTAGTCTGGCTGAGTCGTAATGGTTCAACAGTCCaccaaaattaattaagaaaaacgTATAATTAGAGAAgcgattcaaaattaattttagcaAAAAAGTAAGTCTGTTATTATTTTATGCCACCACACCCCGCCCGATCGGACGAACGGTGAGATATTGACAAAGCCACATTTGCCTTTCTACTCACCCTCTCAAAAACTTGTGTATCCCTTTGGGCCCAAACCCATACTCAAAGTATGGGTATATATTTAAGGGAATTTCCACTTGCTTAGAAAGGAAGGTGGGAATCCAactttgaataaaataataatacttttgatttaaacaatttttcatCAACACTCTCTCTCTTGATTATGCTTATAGTTAAATATTAGACTTGGCATTACATGCCTACAAATCTATTATGAATTGAATTGGTGTCTGCACTAGGATTGTTCTACCCTTATGGCCTAACCATGTGCACATTTTTACTTGCTTTAAAATGATAggtattttaaaatatctacTTAATATGTTCATAAATACAATGCAGGCATTGCTAGAGGTTGTGGTTGGCAGAAGATTGGTGCATATGTCAATCTTGGATCATATTATATCGTGGGAATTCCATCTGCAGTTTTGCTTGCTTTTGTTTTACACGTCGGTGGAAAGGTAAAAACAAGAAATTGTGATGATTATACGTCATATTCATTCTTAAATTGAATTATACTAAACACTCATTATATTGTCTCATCATTCAAACTTGCAATGTTACCCTTGACCTCTCATAAACATCCTTGGAGTAGAAATCTTTCAAAATTTCAGACGAAGATTGGAACCTGAAATGGTGTGGCGGTGACCTTAAGCGATTTGGCAATCCAAATTTCCATTCTAAGTCATAATTTCTGTTTTGACCTCTCAAGGACTTTTACTCCAAAGATAATTTTGAAACACTTATAAAAGATCAACAATAACATTCCAACTTCTGAATCCACAAACAACAAAGTTGATAGCCATCTTTTATAATCCAACCCAACTCTTTCCGACCATATATAATTCTTTTCTGATCTTTTTTCTCTTAATAGGGGCTGTGGTTTGGCATCATTTTAGCACTCGTTGTCCAAGTCCTTTCTCTTGCTACCATTACCATCCGCACCAACTGGGACCAAGAAGTACAATTTCATAACTCAAAACTACTTTAAACTTTGACTTATTCCCAAAATTTAATGCTTCTAATGCATTGATTTTGTTCGTATTCAGGCAAAGATAGCTACAGAACGTGTTTATGATGCAATAATCCCAGCAAATGTTGTCTCATAAAACTAGAGTTTCTTGGTGGAGGAGCTTTGCTTTTAAGCTCTACTTTCTTTTCAACATCATTGAATTGTGGAAGCCAATGCTGATAGCTTCTGAAGAATATTCTTTCACTTGAAGGTTGATTTTCTCAATCTTCATGTGTTTAGAAAATCATTCAATCTAGATTAAATCAcgacaaattaaatttaatctcctATAGTTTGGAGAAAGCTAGAATTTTTGTTTCGAATCCAGCATTTTGGTATCGTGTTGTGGTATGTTTTGGTATTTATATTAAAAGGAGACGTAAAAACTCCCAGGTACCACACAAGTATTTAAAAGTGAAGGTGGAGAAATAGAGAAGAAAAATATAGAATTTGGAGTTCATGTCCTTGAGGGTAATAAATATTGGTCAGATCATTATCACTATCTTGTCTAATTATTTTGATCCTTCCTGCCTGAAAAAATTCATGAGGATCACTTTTGTTGGGGTTTAACTTTTGTATGTAAgcatttaattaaaaagaaacaaaaaacagtTTGGAATATTTTGTTATTAACTTTTAAATAGTTTGATCTAGAAAAAAACAAAGCGTAATTTAACCAAAACAAAATTTGTGTATATCAATTTTGAGATTTAAGGGTGGattaaatcgactaattaatgTATTGCttttaaaatactaaaaattgACTTAAAACTTTATAATCTTTTTTCATGCCTATCAACTTTTGGACCTTTCCACTATTACTTAccattttctttttggttttattgcaaGTTTTGTATTCAATTAATTgtagtttttatatttaaataattgagtattaaatattaatatagtttttatctcttttgcttaattaatttgttttatgTCTCGTGATGTGGAgtaatttaaagttttttttttaagaaaatggaggagttttaaaattaattttaatattaaatgtTGCAATATgtcattattttaatttttttgtgatTGCGAAGTTgtaagttttttattttggaaaatgGTGAAATTTTATGTTAAGAATGAAGTAAAAGGATTTCATTATTTTGGTCATGTGGAATAGTTTTAGGTCGAAGAAAGACTTTTTTCTTTAGGTTTTTTAGACCATTTAGTTTCTCCATCATTTTTCGACTACATAATTTGTATTTCTCATTCTATAAATACAGTACAAGTTCTCTATTGTAtataaataaaagtataaaataCTTATTGATTGATGTAAATATTCTTTCGttgaattttgatttttgtaatttttattgaaatttccatcaaaagttttttaaaaaatgatctttAGGGTATCTTTACATTTTGTTTGTACTATCTTTCTcttcaatatttttataaataattgtCATTGCTAAAATGAGTATGAATATTGAAGAAGTGAAAGAAGTGGAGAGAGAatggaagaaataaaaaaaaaaaaaggaaagaataataagtatttttaaaaaaaaagaaattaatggTAAAAATGTCAACTAAGATTAAGATGAATATTATCTACTAAAAGCTTTACATTTCAAGTATCTTCTAGAATTCACAAAATAAGTTCAAATACTATTACTTTTGTTATTCtcttattaaatttattatattctaatttttagattttctaTTATCgaaatagttgcaaatatagcaattatatttaaaataattaagtatgtagcaacgttttaaaaaaattgcaaatacagcaaaatttgtcaaaatctatcaatgataggagtctatcaccgatagatcaTGTAGCAATGTCTATAActatagaagtctatcactgatagactttactatatttgtaattttttttaaatattgttacatacttaataattattctaaaaattgctacctattataattacccttttAAGGATCcagttttaacattttaaaaagtctatgaagtaattttaaattagttacttaaaataaacttttagaaattaaaataaaaaataatgaagaTTATTAATTGATATCAACATTAAATATCTGTAAATACGTCTAACATCATTATTTATAAATGCTGTAAAAGACATTTTATCTATTtcatataataaatattaataattatattcttttaactctaaacttaattattaaactaaataaattttataaactCTGTGATTTTCAAAAAACATACGTCGACTTATCGATATACCGATTGATATGTTCGTAAAGAAAAATCTTGATATCAATATCAAACTTTTAAGGAAGTATAGGACGAAAATTGGATTCTAAATAATAACCATTCaagtttaaaaacaaaaacaaaaatacatAACAACCAATCATTATTTATAATAATGTAGGAAGAGGCGTTTCCAAATTTTCCACCCCTTACTTTTGTTCACGTGTTTATATGTATCGTTCCGGCCTCGTCTTTTGTCATTCACCGCAATCAGAGAAATGGTGGAGAAAGGTGCCGGTTCGTCGTTGAACTCTCCCCTTCTTCACAT
The sequence above is drawn from the Cucumis melo cultivar AY chromosome 2, USDA_Cmelo_AY_1.0, whole genome shotgun sequence genome and encodes:
- the LOC103494163 gene encoding protein DETOXIFICATION 16-like isoform X4, yielding MEKDTNSSLNSPLLHISEDGSNGERRVNDVNHRRKQVGEEIKKQLWLAGPLILVSLLQYCLQMISVMFVGHLGELALSGASMATSFATVTGFSLLMGMASALDTFCGQSNGAKQYHMLGIHMQRAMFVLSLVSIPLAVIWANTGGILKFLGQDAEISAEAGKYAIFMIPSLFAYGLLQCLNRFLQTQNVVFPMVMCSGIAALLHIPICWILIFEIGLEIRGAAMANAISYWINVLMLMLYVKYSSSCSKSWTGFSVQAFQNIPTFLRLAIPSACMVCLEMWSFELIVLLSGLLPNPKLETSVLSISLNTATIFWMIPFGMSGAGSTRVSNELGAGRSAAAKLAGCVVVSMATIEGLLLAIILVLIRNVWGYAYSSEPEVVEYLANMLPIVAISSFLDGLQCVLSGIARGCGWQKIGAYVNLGSYYIVGIPSAVLLAFVLHVGGKGLWFGIILALVVQVLSLATITIRTNWDQEAKIATERVYDAIIPANVVS
- the LOC103494163 gene encoding protein DETOXIFICATION 16-like isoform X5, which translates into the protein MEKDTNSSLNSPLLHISEDGSNGERRVNDVNHRRKQVGEEIKKQLWLAGPLILVSLLQYCLQMISVMFVGHLGELALSGASMATSFATVTGFSLLMGMASALDTFCGQSNGAKQYHMLGIHMQRAMFVLSLVSIPLAVIWANTGGILKFLGQDAEISAEAGKYAIFMIPSLFAYGLLQCLNRFLQTQNVVFPMVMCSGIAALLHIPICWILIFEIGLEIRGAAMANAISYWINVLMLMLYVKYSSSCSKSWTGFSVQAFQNIPTFLRLAIPSACMVCLEMWSFELIVLLSGLLPNPKLETSVLSISLNTATIFWMIPFGMSGAGSTRVSNELGAGRSAAAKLAGCVVVSMATIEGLLLAIILVLIRNVWGYAYSSEPEVVEYLANMLPIVAISSFLDGLQCVLSGIARGCGWQKIGAYVNLGSYYIVGIPSAVLLAFVLHVGGKGLWFGIILALVVQVLSLATITIRTNWDQEAKKATERVYDAAIPSNVVS